CATCTCGTCAAAACCGTAGTCCAGCACCGCCCGCACAGCCTCGCTCGTATAGCCCTTTCCCCAATGGTCAGGGTGCAGAAAGTAGCCCATCCCCGGAACGCCCGCATTGCCGATGTAATCCACATATCCCAGCGCCGGGCCGTCCTCCGCCGTGCGCACGGTCCAGACCGTCCCGGGCCCGTCAAGCATGCCATCGACCATCTTTTTTGTCTCAGCCGCTGAACTGTGCGCCGCATCGTCCATA
This sequence is a window from Gemmatimonadota bacterium. Protein-coding genes within it:
- a CDS encoding GNAT family N-acetyltransferase yields the protein MHSTLRTERLILRPLAASDAEDLFDAYRRPEAMRFMDDAAHSSAAETKKMVDGMLDGPGTVWTVRTAEDGPALGYVDYIGNAGVPGMGYFLHPDHWGKGYTSEAVRAVLDYGFDEM